Proteins encoded in a region of the Panthera tigris isolate Pti1 chromosome B2, P.tigris_Pti1_mat1.1, whole genome shotgun sequence genome:
- the OPN5 gene encoding opsin-5, producing MALNHTAPPQDERLPHYLREGDPFASKLSWEADLVAGFYLTIIGILSTFGNGYVLYMSSRRKKKLRPAEIMTINLAICDLGISVVGKPFTIISCFCHRWVFGWIGCRWYGWAGFFFGCGSLITMTAVSLDRYLKICYLSYGVWLKRKHAYICLAVIWAYASFWTTMPLVGLGDYAPEPFGTSCTLDWWLAQASVGGQIFILNILFFCLLLPTAVIVFSYVKIIAKVKSSSKEVAHFDSRIHSSHVLEMKLTKVAMLICAGFLIAWIPYAVVSVWSAFGRPDSIPIQLSVVPTLLAKSAAMYNPIIYQVIDYKFACCQTGGLKATKKKSLEDFRLHTVTTVRKSSAVLEVHQEV from the exons ATGGCGCTAAACCACACTGCCCCGCCCCAAGATGAGCGCCTGCCACACTACCTTCGAGAAGGGGACCCCTTTGCTTCCAAACTTTCCTGGGAAGCGGATCTAGTGGCTGGCTTTTACTTAACAATAATTG GGATTCTGTCCACATTTGGAAATGGGTATGTCCTTTATATGTCTTCTAGACGAAAGAAGAAGCTGAGACCTGCGGAAATAATGACTATCAATTTAGCAATCTGTGATCTGGGGATTTCAG TTGTAGGCAAACCGttcaccatcatctcttgcttCTGTCACCGCTGGGTGTTTGGCTGGATTGGCTGCCGCTGGTATGGATGGGCTGGATTTTTCTTTGGCTGTGGAAGCCTTATCACCAtgactgctgtcagcctggatcGATACCTGAAAATCTGCTATTTATCTTATG GGGTTTGGCTGAAAAGAAAGCACGCCTACATCTGCCTGGCAGTCATCTGGGCCTATGCTTCCTTCTGGACCACCATGCCCTTGGTAGGTCTAGGGGACTACGCGCCTGAGCCCTTCGGAACCTCATGCACCCTGGACTGGTGGCTGGCCCAGGCCTCCGTGGGCGGCCAGATTTTCATCCTGAACATCCtcttcttctgcctgttgctCCCAACGGCTGTGATTGTGTTCTCCTATGTGAAGATCATTGCCAAGGTTAAGTCCTCCTCCAAAGAAGTAGCTCATTTCGACAGTCGGATACATAGCAGCCATGTGCTGGAAATGAAACTGACCAAG GTGGCGATGCTGATTTGCGCTGGCTTCCTGATCGCCTGGATTCCTTACGCGGTGGTCTCTGTGTGGTCAGCTTTCGGAAGGCCAGACTCCATCCCCATCCAACTGTCTGTGGTGCCAACCCTACTTGCAAAATCAGCAGCAATGTACAACCCCATCATTTACCAGGTCATCGATTACAAATTTGCCTGTTGCCAAACTGGTGGTTTGAAAGCAACCAAGAAGAAATCCTTGGAAGACTTCAG GCTGCACACTGTAACCACAGTCAGGAAGTCTTCTGCTGTGCTGGAAGTCCATCAAGAGGTATGA